The stretch of DNA CAGTATGACCAACAAGTGGGGGCGAATACGATTGTTAAACCAGGACTTCAAGCTTCAGTCGTACGCGTTGAAGGAACGAATAAAGCGATTGCTTCAACGATTGATGGTGAAGCGCGGTATGTTTTTAACGATCCATACGAAGGCGGCAAAATGGTTGTAGCCGAAGCTTATCGAAATTTAATCGCAGTTGGTGCTAAACCACTTGCAATGACAGACTGTCTTAACTATGGTTCGCCGGAGAAAAAACATATTTATCAACAATTAGCAGACTCTACTCGAGGAATGGCAGAGGCATGTGAAGTATTAGCGACACCTGTCGTATCGGGGAATGTTTCTTTGTATAACGAAACACGTACATCTTCTATTTTCCCAACGCCAGTAGTTGGAATGGTCGGTTTGATTGAAGATATTCAGTTCTTACAAACATATCACCCTAGCGCTGGAGATACACTTTATGTCATTGGTGAAACGACAGACAGTTATGGCGGTAGTCAAATTGAAAAATTATTATATCAAGATGTGAATCATGAAATTGAACACCTAGATTTATCAAATGAAGTCAAAAAAGGTGAAGCTATCCGTTCAGCAATCCGCGAAGGTGTGATTTCACATACACAAACAGTCGGTAAAGGTGGATTACTCATTACGCTTGCAAGAATCAGTGCACACTACGGCTTAGGTATCGATGCACAAGTGGACCTGACAGACGGCCAGTTGTTTAGTGAGACACAAGGGCGCTATATTGTTGCGGTAAAAGAAGGACAAACATTAAATATTGAGCGTGCTACACCAATCGGAACTTTAACTGACACAGATGAATTTAAAGTCGTCGCACAAAAGAGTATTATCGAACGTCGTACATCCGAACTTAAACGTGAATGGGAAGGAGCTATTGAGTCATGTATGACATCCGTGGACTAAATGAAGAATGTGGGATATTCGGAATATGGAATCATCCACATGCCGCATATCTGACGTATATGGCATTACACAGTCTACAACATCGAGGCCAAGAAGGTGCGGGCATTGTTTGCTCGAATGGAAAGCAATTGTTTGGTGCACGTGGGATGGGCTTATTAACAGAAGCCATTTCAGAAGAGCAGCTCCATTCATTACAGTCATACCCTAATGCGATCGGGCATGTTCGTTATGCCACGACGGGCGCGAGTGAGATTTCTAATGTACAGCCCTTTCTGTTTAAACACTCCAAAGGGGATTTAGGTTTAGCACATAATGGTAATTTAACGAATGCACATCAGATTCGTTTGGCTATCGAAGCAATGGGAGGGATTTTTCAAACAACAAGTGATTCAGAAGTGTTAGCGCATCTTCTGATTAAAGGGAAATCCAGCCAAATTAAAACGAATCAAAAAGCAGCATTGAATCAAGTTAAAGGGGCATTCAGTTGTGTCATTTTAAATGAAAATCAACTGACAGTCACACGTGATCAATGTGGCGTTCGTCCGCTGATGCTTGGAAAAGTGGATGGTGCTTATTGTGTTGCGAGTGAGACCTGTGCATTTACAGCCATTGGTGCGGAGTACATCCGTGATATCGAACCAGGTGAGTTGATTACATTCTCGAATGACAATGACGTCGATTATGATATGTATTCACATGATATTGATCATCGAATGTGTGCGATGGAATACATTTATTTTGCGCGTCCGGATTCTGAATTCAACAAGCATTCGATTTATAATGTTAGAAAAGCATTAGGTCGAAAATTGGCTGAAGAAATGGGTGTAGATGCGGACATTGTCATCGGTGTTCCAGATTCTTCATTACAAGCGGCAAAAGGTTTTTCTGAACAGACAGGTATTCCGAATGAACAAGGGTTGCTTAAAAACAGGTACATCGGGCGGACTTTCATTACGCCAGATCAAAGTGTGAGAGAACGTCAAGTGCGAATGAAACATGCACCGATACGTGACGTCATTGAAGGGAAACGTGTCGTTGTCATTGATGATTCCATTGTCCGTGGCACGACGAGTAAATACATTGTCAAAGCGTTGAAAATGGCAGGTGCAAAAGAAGTGCATATGGGTATTTCCTCACCTCCACTAAAAGATCCATGTTATTACGGAATTGATGTTTCTACACATGCGGAATTAATGGCTGCACAACATAGTGTGGATGAAATTCGACAAATGATTGGTGCGGATTCACTGACGTATTTATCTGTTGAAGGCATGCATGAAGTTTTTAGAGCACATGGTTCTAAAGGGGAATGTAATGCGTGTTTCACTGGACAATACCCAATTGAAATTGTAGATCATGAATTACCAGAACAAAAGGAAATGAAAAGAAGAGGAGTGTAACCCATGGCGGAATCATATAAAAAAGCAGGCGTAGACATTGAAGCGGGTTATGAAGCAGTAAAGCGGATGTCAAGCCATGTTGAACGGACAATGCGTAAAGAGGTCATCGGTGGTTTAGGCGGCTTTGGAGCGACATTTGATTTATCGCAACTTGATATGAAAGCCCCTGTTCTTGTATCGGGGACTGACGGGGTGGGCACGAAATTGAAACTTGCGATCGATTACGATAAGCATGACACCATTGGTATTGACGCTGTTGCAATGTGTGTTAATGACATTTTAACGACAGGTGCTGAGCCACTTTATTTCTTGGATTACATCGCAACAAATAAAGTTGTACCAGAAGTCATTGAGCAAATTGTTAAAGGGATTAGTGATGGGTGTGTCGAAACGAATACAGCGCTGATTGGCGGTGAAACGGCAGAAATGGGCGAAATGTATCATGAAGGGGAATATGATGTCGCTGGTTTTGCTGTAGGTGCCGTTGAAAAAGAGGACTATATCGATGGTTCAAAAGTTGAAACAGGTGATGTAATCATTGGTCTCGCATCGAACGGGATTCACTCGAATGGTTATAGTCTTGTCCGCCGTATTGTTGCCGAGTCAGGTATCCAAGTTGAAAATACATTTGAAGGGGAACAATCATATTTAGATGTTTTGTTAACACCGACTGCATTATATGTGTCTCCTGTTCTCGCATTGAAGAAAGACGTTCAAATTAAAGCGATGACACATATTACAGGGGGCGGCTTTTATGAAAATATTCCGAGAGCTTTACCAAAAGGGAAAACGGCAGTTGTAAACACTGAGTCCTTCCCGACACCTGCAATTTTTGATTGGTTACAACAACAAGGTCAAATAGAAACAGATGAAATGTATCATATTTTTAACATGGGGATTGGCTTTACACTTGTGATTTCACCTGAAGACGAAGAAAAAGCACACAAAATCTTGAAAAATGCGAATGTTGATGCTTATACAATTGGTTATATCACCGAAGAAGCACAACCCATTCGCTTAACGGAGGCATTATAGTGGTAAAAATCGCGATTTTTGCATCTGGTTCTGGGACGAACTTTGATAATATTATGGCGCATGTGGCATCTGGTGAACTTGCACATATTGAAGTGACCGCATTATATACGGATCAACCTAAAGCAGCGTGTATTGCATTGGCAGAAGCCCGTCAAATTCCGGTACATGCCTATGAACCGCATCGTTTTGAGTCTAAAGTTGCTTACGAAACAGCAGTATTGAATCAATTGCGCGCAGAAAATGTGGAATGGATTGTCTTAGCGGGGTATATGCGTTTAATCGGAGAGACGTTATTAGCTGCATATGAAGGGCAAATTTTAAACATTCATCCGTCATTATTACCCAAATATAAAGGGAAGAATGCAGTTGGACAGGCGTTGAACAGTGGGGATAAAGTCACAGGAACGACGGTACACTATGTGGATGCTGGGATGGACACAGGTCAAATGATTGAACAGCGCACATGTCCGATTTATGAAGACGATACACAAGAAAAATTAGAAGCGCGTATTAAGTCATTGGAATATGCGTTGTATCCAGCAGTGATTAAGAAGATTATTCGATAAGGAGTTATCACCAATCATGAAAAAAGCAATTTTAAGTGTTTCAGATAAAACAGGTATTGTTGATTTTGCCAAAGCACTGGTGGCAGCAGGGTATGAACTTTATTCGACAGGCGGCACATTTCGTGCAATCGATGAAGCGGGAATTACTGTGAATTCTGTTTCAGAACTTACACGGTTTGAAGAAATTATGGACGGTCGTGTTAAAACTTTACATCCAGCAGTACATGGAGGAATTTTAGCAGATCGTGACAAACCAGAACACCTTGAACAGTTGAATCAGCAAAATATTGATTTAATCGATATGGTTGTCGTGAATTTATATCCATTTCAAGAGACGGTTAAAAACCCAGAGGTCACAGAAATGGATGCCATTGAAAATATTGATATCGGTGGTCCGACAATGTTACGTGCCGCAGCTAAAAATTTCAAGCATGTGACAACAGTTGTTGATCCAAGCGACTATGAAGAAATCATTACACGAATTCAACAAAATGAACTGGATGAAGCATTCAGAAAAGCATTAATGCTTAAAGTGTTTCAACATACTTTTGAATATGACCAAGCCATCGCTCAATTTTTCGGTCAACAACAAGAGCAGTTACGCTATGGGGAAAATCCACAACAATCCGCATCATTTATTCGTACGTCCACAGCGAGAAATACGATTGCAGGTGCCTATCAACATCATGGTAAACAATTGAGCTATAACAATATTAAAGATGCTGATGCGGCGTTAAACCTCGTGAAACAATTTGATCAACCTGCCGCT from Staphylococcus lutrae encodes:
- the purF gene encoding amidophosphoribosyltransferase, with the translated sequence MYDIRGLNEECGIFGIWNHPHAAYLTYMALHSLQHRGQEGAGIVCSNGKQLFGARGMGLLTEAISEEQLHSLQSYPNAIGHVRYATTGASEISNVQPFLFKHSKGDLGLAHNGNLTNAHQIRLAIEAMGGIFQTTSDSEVLAHLLIKGKSSQIKTNQKAALNQVKGAFSCVILNENQLTVTRDQCGVRPLMLGKVDGAYCVASETCAFTAIGAEYIRDIEPGELITFSNDNDVDYDMYSHDIDHRMCAMEYIYFARPDSEFNKHSIYNVRKALGRKLAEEMGVDADIVIGVPDSSLQAAKGFSEQTGIPNEQGLLKNRYIGRTFITPDQSVRERQVRMKHAPIRDVIEGKRVVVIDDSIVRGTTSKYIVKALKMAGAKEVHMGISSPPLKDPCYYGIDVSTHAELMAAQHSVDEIRQMIGADSLTYLSVEGMHEVFRAHGSKGECNACFTGQYPIEIVDHELPEQKEMKRRGV
- the purM gene encoding phosphoribosylformylglycinamidine cyclo-ligase; translated protein: MAESYKKAGVDIEAGYEAVKRMSSHVERTMRKEVIGGLGGFGATFDLSQLDMKAPVLVSGTDGVGTKLKLAIDYDKHDTIGIDAVAMCVNDILTTGAEPLYFLDYIATNKVVPEVIEQIVKGISDGCVETNTALIGGETAEMGEMYHEGEYDVAGFAVGAVEKEDYIDGSKVETGDVIIGLASNGIHSNGYSLVRRIVAESGIQVENTFEGEQSYLDVLLTPTALYVSPVLALKKDVQIKAMTHITGGGFYENIPRALPKGKTAVVNTESFPTPAIFDWLQQQGQIETDEMYHIFNMGIGFTLVISPEDEEKAHKILKNANVDAYTIGYITEEAQPIRLTEAL
- the purN gene encoding phosphoribosylglycinamide formyltransferase; this translates as MVKIAIFASGSGTNFDNIMAHVASGELAHIEVTALYTDQPKAACIALAEARQIPVHAYEPHRFESKVAYETAVLNQLRAENVEWIVLAGYMRLIGETLLAAYEGQILNIHPSLLPKYKGKNAVGQALNSGDKVTGTTVHYVDAGMDTGQMIEQRTCPIYEDDTQEKLEARIKSLEYALYPAVIKKIIR
- the purH gene encoding bifunctional phosphoribosylaminoimidazolecarboxamide formyltransferase/IMP cyclohydrolase, producing the protein MKKAILSVSDKTGIVDFAKALVAAGYELYSTGGTFRAIDEAGITVNSVSELTRFEEIMDGRVKTLHPAVHGGILADRDKPEHLEQLNQQNIDLIDMVVVNLYPFQETVKNPEVTEMDAIENIDIGGPTMLRAAAKNFKHVTTVVDPSDYEEIITRIQQNELDEAFRKALMLKVFQHTFEYDQAIAQFFGQQQEQLRYGENPQQSASFIRTSTARNTIAGAYQHHGKQLSYNNIKDADAALNLVKQFDQPAAVAVKHMNPCGVGTGANIHEAYKHAYEADSQSIFGGIVALNRPVTAALAEDLHAIFLEVVIAPQFEPEALDILKQKKNIRLLEIEMTLEADKTEFVSVSGGYLVQDKDLFEVEPDEMTVVTEVAPTDAQWRALLLAWKVVKSVKSNAIVLANEQQTVGIGAGQMNRVGAAKIAIERAIEMNDHVVLASDGFFPMSDTVETAAKAGVKAIIQPGGSIKDQDSIEMANHYGIAMVTTGMRHFKH